A section of the Acanthochromis polyacanthus isolate Apoly-LR-REF ecotype Palm Island chromosome 1, KAUST_Apoly_ChrSc, whole genome shotgun sequence genome encodes:
- the znf593 gene encoding zinc finger protein 593: MWLLSVTRVEASTMGKSKQTGNHKSDKKKNIAKTWKTKRRTKDLDQIHSDMKPETAAKLLHQEVDYDVTGCAQHYCLHCARYFVDMRSLKEHFKTKVHKKRLKQLREEPYTQAEAERAAGMGSYIPPKTVEVKTQPLEEDMD; the protein is encoded by the exons ATGTGGCTTCTCTCAGTTACACGTGTGGAAG CATCCACCATGGGGAAGTCCAAGCAAACGGGAAATCACAAGAGTGACAAGAAGAAGAACATTGCGAAGACATGGAAGACCAAACGCAGAACCAAAGATTTAGACCAGATCCACTCAGACATGAAGCCTGAGACAGCAGCCAAACTGCTGCATCAGGAGGTCGACTACGACGTGACCGGATGTGCACAACACTACTGCTTACACTGCGC GAGATATTTTGTGGACATGAGATCCTTGAAGGAGCACTTCAAAACCAAGGTGCACAAAAAACG gctgaAGCAGCTCAGAGAGGAGCCCTACACTCaggcagaggcagagagagCAGCAGGGATGGGCTCCTACATCCCTCCAAAAACTGTTGAAGTGAAGACACAGCCACTAGAAGAGGACATGGACTGA